A genome region from Mycobacterium florentinum includes the following:
- a CDS encoding MMPL/RND family transporter produces the protein MRRLADFVVGWPWVVIGLWVAVAVALPLTLPSLGEMAQKHPLAILPNDAPSSVTAREMTKAFHESGSEDLLLVVLTDDKGLSPADEAAYRKLVDTLRQDTRDVVMVQDFITTPPLRSVVTSKDHRAWVLPVGVAGELGTPGSYAAFNRISDLVTRSVAGTPLTVNLTGPAATVADLTVAGDKDRLPIELAIAVLVLIVLLVIYRSAVTMLLPLLTIGISLVIAQAVVAGYSQFTGSGVSNQSIVFLSAIMAGAGTDYAVFLISRYHDYLRSGADSDQAIKHAMISIGKVIGASAATVGITFLLISFARMGVFKTVGASSAIGVGVAFLAALTLLPAILALAGPRGWVKPRRELTARFWRRSGIRIVRRPKANLVASVLVLIILASCAGLVRYNYDDRKALQSSAPSSIGYAALDRHFPVNQSIPEYILIQSPHDLRTPRALADLEQMADRVSQLPNIAAVSGITRPTGNVPEQFRATYQAGAIGTLLAGGSTMINDHTSDLNRLVNGAGTLANSLGDVRGQVTQLAASLEELQGAFSSAKSQYTGDALVKQVDLAAQLVDHVNSLSNAMGWNFSAARNMFAWIGPVLTALQGNPVCDADQSCSTTRGAFEQLVGSRDQADLDAINDLAHQLQDYQDRKALKASTDRVRAALGKLTKVMHSMGMDKPGGLQANLNSVQDGANRLAGGSRQVADAVAQLVDQVKQLGAGLSESAAFLLSLKRDAAQPAMAGFNIPPQLLQLEEFQKAAKVFISPDGHSVRYLVQTKLNPFSTEAMDQVNAIGAAARGAQPNTALSDATISMSGYAVGLKDTRDYYQHDIRFIITVTLLVVLVTLIALLRAIVAPLYLVASVVISYLSAVGIGVLVFQYLLGQQLHWSVPPLAFVVLVAVGADYNMLLVSRMREESPQSMRYSIIRTLSSTGGVITAAGLIFAASMCGLLFSSIGTVVQGGFVIGVGILLDTFLVRTITVPAIAALVGRANWWPSRVGAQAGVRTAPFRRAEPQAG, from the coding sequence ATGCGACGGTTAGCCGATTTCGTGGTGGGGTGGCCCTGGGTGGTGATCGGGCTCTGGGTCGCGGTTGCGGTCGCGCTACCGCTGACATTGCCGTCGCTCGGCGAGATGGCCCAGAAGCATCCGCTGGCCATCTTGCCCAACGATGCACCGTCGAGCGTCACTGCTCGAGAGATGACCAAGGCGTTTCACGAATCGGGCTCCGAAGACCTGCTGCTGGTGGTCCTGACCGACGACAAGGGGCTAAGCCCCGCCGACGAGGCCGCTTACCGCAAACTCGTCGACACGCTGCGCCAGGACACGCGAGATGTGGTGATGGTGCAGGATTTCATCACCACGCCGCCGCTGCGCTCGGTCGTGACCAGCAAGGATCACCGGGCCTGGGTGCTGCCGGTCGGCGTTGCGGGCGAGCTGGGCACTCCTGGGTCGTACGCCGCTTTCAACCGGATCAGCGACCTCGTCACACGCTCGGTCGCCGGAACTCCCCTGACGGTCAACCTCACCGGCCCCGCGGCAACAGTCGCCGATCTCACGGTCGCCGGCGACAAGGATCGGCTTCCGATCGAGCTGGCGATCGCCGTGCTGGTGCTCATCGTGCTGCTGGTGATTTACCGCAGCGCGGTCACCATGCTGCTGCCGCTGCTGACGATCGGGATATCCCTGGTAATCGCGCAGGCGGTGGTGGCGGGTTACTCCCAATTCACCGGGTCCGGCGTCTCGAACCAGTCGATCGTATTTCTCAGCGCCATAATGGCCGGCGCCGGGACGGATTACGCGGTCTTTCTGATCAGTCGCTATCACGACTATCTGCGGTCCGGGGCGGATTCCGATCAGGCGATCAAGCACGCCATGATCTCGATCGGAAAAGTGATCGGCGCCTCCGCCGCCACCGTCGGAATCACTTTTCTCCTCATCAGCTTCGCCCGAATGGGGGTATTCAAAACGGTCGGCGCGTCGTCGGCGATCGGGGTCGGTGTGGCATTCCTCGCGGCCTTGACGTTGCTGCCGGCAATTCTGGCCCTCGCGGGCCCGCGTGGCTGGGTCAAACCGCGACGCGAACTGACCGCGCGGTTCTGGCGGCGTTCGGGCATCCGCATCGTGCGCCGGCCCAAGGCCAATCTGGTTGCCAGCGTGCTGGTGCTGATCATCCTGGCCAGCTGCGCCGGCTTGGTGCGCTACAACTACGACGATCGCAAGGCCCTGCAGTCGTCGGCGCCGAGCTCGATCGGCTATGCCGCGCTGGATCGTCATTTCCCGGTGAATCAATCCATTCCGGAGTACATCCTCATCCAGTCACCGCATGACCTTCGCACGCCGAGAGCCCTTGCAGACCTGGAACAAATGGCCGACCGAGTCAGCCAATTGCCGAATATCGCCGCGGTCAGCGGCATTACGCGTCCCACCGGAAACGTGCCCGAACAATTCCGGGCCACCTATCAGGCGGGCGCTATCGGCACCCTGCTGGCCGGCGGATCCACCATGATCAACGACCACACCAGTGACCTCAACCGGCTGGTCAACGGGGCCGGCACGCTGGCCAACAGCCTCGGCGACGTCCGCGGCCAGGTCACCCAGCTCGCGGCCAGCTTGGAGGAACTGCAAGGCGCGTTCTCGTCGGCGAAGAGCCAATACACCGGCGACGCTCTGGTCAAACAGGTCGACCTCGCGGCCCAGCTCGTCGATCATGTCAATTCGCTCAGCAACGCCATGGGCTGGAATTTCTCGGCGGCCAGGAACATGTTCGCCTGGATCGGCCCGGTACTGACTGCGCTACAGGGCAACCCGGTCTGCGATGCCGATCAATCGTGCAGCACCACCCGCGGGGCATTCGAGCAACTGGTTGGTTCGCGCGATCAGGCGGACCTCGACGCGATCAACGATTTGGCCCACCAATTGCAGGACTACCAGGACAGAAAGGCCCTGAAAGCGTCGACGGACCGGGTGCGTGCCGCATTGGGGAAGCTCACCAAGGTGATGCACTCCATGGGGATGGACAAACCCGGCGGCCTGCAGGCAAATCTGAACAGCGTGCAAGACGGCGCAAACCGGCTGGCCGGCGGGAGCCGGCAAGTGGCCGATGCCGTGGCGCAACTCGTTGACCAAGTCAAACAGCTCGGCGCCGGGCTCAGCGAGTCAGCGGCATTTCTGTTGTCCCTGAAACGCGATGCGGCCCAACCAGCAATGGCCGGATTCAACATCCCGCCCCAGCTGTTGCAGTTGGAGGAGTTCCAGAAGGCCGCCAAGGTATTCATCTCCCCGGACGGCCACTCGGTGCGGTATTTGGTTCAAACCAAACTGAATCCGTTCAGCACCGAAGCCATGGACCAGGTCAATGCGATCGGTGCGGCCGCCCGGGGAGCACAACCGAATACCGCGCTCTCGGACGCCACGATTTCGATGTCGGGATACGCCGTCGGCCTCAAGGACACCCGCGACTACTACCAACACGACATCCGGTTCATCATCACGGTGACGCTGCTCGTCGTATTGGTGACCTTGATCGCGCTGCTGCGTGCGATTGTCGCGCCGCTGTATCTGGTTGCTTCCGTGGTTATTTCGTATCTGTCCGCGGTGGGTATCGGCGTACTCGTATTCCAATACCTACTGGGCCAGCAATTGCATTGGAGCGTGCCCCCGCTGGCATTCGTGGTGCTGGTTGCGGTGGGAGCCGATTACAACATGCTGCTCGTCTCGCGGATGCGTGAGGAATCGCCGCAGAGCATGCGCTACAGCATCATTCGCACCCTCAGTTCGACGGGCGGTGTAATCACCGCGGCAGGTCTGATATTCGCCGCCTCGATGTGCGGTCTCTTGTTCTCCAGCATCGGCACGGTGGTCCAGGGCGGTTTCGTGATCGGCGTGGGAATTTTGCTGGACACTTTCTTGGTCCGCACCATCACGGTTCCCGCCATCGCCGCGCTGGTCGGACGGGCAAACTGGTGGCCTTCCCGAGTGGGTGCGCAAGCGGGCGTGCGGACCGCGCCCTTCCGACGCGCCGAGCCACAAGCCGGTTAG
- a CDS encoding condensation domain-containing protein translates to MRIGKITIGALDDWTPTPGSVTSWHPTDAAKDKVRQAPVSPVPVSYMQGQHLRNYCERAAAGLNFSRQIIATCELPGTCDVAAMDHAVNAYLRRHDTFRSWFEHTGGGEFVRHTHGDPADIEFAPIDHGQMTTDEIRAHVVAIPNPLEWGCFTFGIIQSENHFTFFAAMDHVHGDATLIGTTMMEANGMYTALSGGGEPLALPDAGSFDEFCVREREYTSTLTADSPEVRAWIDFADNNNGGFPEFPLPLGNPSESSSSDMTSELLMDPAQTERFESACTAAGARFVGGLFACFALLEHEFTGALTYYGLTPRDSRTAADNFMTQGWFTGLIPITVPIAAASFGDAAWAAQASFDSSLDMAKVPYYRVLELAPHLSWPQPNFPVSNFFHGGAAPLNAILAAADLGLANNIGIYPDGRYSYQLTIYVFRYGEGTVMAIMHPDNPVARKSVSRYMAAMKSVCERVACSGHWGRVA, encoded by the coding sequence TTGCGCATCGGGAAAATTACGATCGGCGCACTCGATGATTGGACGCCGACTCCAGGCTCGGTTACCTCGTGGCACCCCACTGACGCGGCAAAAGACAAGGTCCGACAGGCGCCGGTCAGCCCGGTGCCGGTCAGCTACATGCAGGGTCAGCATCTGCGCAACTACTGCGAACGAGCGGCCGCGGGGCTGAACTTTTCCCGGCAGATCATCGCCACCTGTGAGTTACCTGGGACTTGTGATGTCGCGGCCATGGACCACGCCGTCAACGCCTACCTGCGCCGACACGACACGTTCCGCAGTTGGTTCGAGCACACCGGCGGCGGAGAGTTCGTCCGGCATACCCACGGCGATCCGGCCGATATCGAGTTCGCGCCAATCGATCACGGCCAGATGACCACTGACGAAATACGCGCTCATGTCGTGGCCATACCGAACCCGCTGGAGTGGGGCTGCTTCACCTTCGGGATCATCCAAAGCGAGAACCATTTCACATTCTTTGCCGCCATGGATCACGTGCACGGGGACGCGACACTGATCGGCACCACGATGATGGAAGCCAACGGCATGTACACGGCGTTGAGCGGCGGCGGTGAGCCCCTCGCTCTTCCCGATGCCGGCAGCTTCGACGAATTCTGCGTCCGAGAACGCGAATACACGTCCACATTAACCGCGGATTCGCCCGAGGTGCGGGCGTGGATCGACTTCGCCGACAACAACAATGGCGGTTTCCCCGAATTCCCCCTGCCCCTCGGGAACCCATCGGAGTCGAGTAGCAGCGATATGACCTCCGAACTTCTGATGGATCCGGCACAAACGGAGCGGTTCGAATCGGCCTGCACGGCCGCCGGGGCGCGCTTCGTCGGCGGCTTATTCGCGTGCTTCGCCCTGCTGGAGCATGAATTCACGGGCGCGCTGACCTATTACGGCCTCACCCCCAGAGACTCTCGGACCGCCGCGGACAATTTCATGACGCAGGGCTGGTTTACCGGACTGATTCCGATCACCGTGCCGATTGCCGCGGCCTCTTTCGGCGATGCCGCGTGGGCGGCGCAGGCTTCTTTCGATTCGAGTCTGGACATGGCGAAGGTGCCCTACTACCGGGTGTTGGAATTGGCGCCACACTTGAGCTGGCCACAGCCAAACTTTCCGGTGTCGAACTTCTTTCACGGCGGCGCTGCGCCACTCAACGCGATTCTCGCCGCGGCCGACCTGGGTCTGGCGAACAATATCGGAATCTATCCGGACGGCCGGTACTCCTATCAGCTGACCATTTATGTGTTCCGGTACGGCGAAGGCACGGTGATGGCGATCATGCATCCCGACAATCCGGTCGCCAGGAAATCAGTCAGCCGCTACATGGCGGCTATGAAGTCGGTGTGCGAGCGGGTCGCTTGCAGCGGACACTGGGGGCGCGTCGCGTAG